The sequence below is a genomic window from Salicibibacter cibarius.
ATTGATGAAGAAGGATGGGACCACCTCCAAGACATTATGGAAGAGTCCGGGGAATTGCCTGAGCGCATTGACTATGAAGATCTCGTTGACACCGACATTGCTGACCGGGCATTAGAATAAAGGGAGGTTCCGGATAATCTTCCTGTCTCTAGCAACTCGCGCGCTAGCCAGAAGGAGGCGAGATGATCTATGGCGCTTTTGGCATTGAGGGATGTGGAAAAGCATTTTTTTTCTCGGGAAAATGTCCTTGAAGCGATACGCAACGTCAGTTTGGAAGTGGATACAGGGGAGTTTGTCTCCATCATTGGCCCGAGTGGTTGCGGAAAAACAACCATTCTATCCATGATCGCGGGGCTGATGGAACAATCGGAAGGGGAAATTCTTCTCCAGGGTGCTCCGATAACGAATATAAATACCAATGTTGGCTATATGTTGCAGCAGGATTATCTTTTTCCTTGGCTAACGATCGGCCAAAACATCGACATTGCTTTAACGATTACGAAAATGAAAAATAAACAAAATCAGGCTTATACACGGGATTTGCTCGATCAAATGGGGCTGGCGGACCGGGAACATGATATGCCCGCCGCCCTTTCCGGGGGAATGAAGCAACGGGTTGCGCTCGTTCGGACACTTGCCGCCAAGCCCTCCCTACTGCTCTTGGATGAACCTTTTTCGGCACTGGATTTTCAAACGAAACTGAAATTGGAAGACTTGATTCACGAAACATTAAAGGAAAAAAGAAAAACGGCATTGCTCGTAACTCATGATATTAGTGAGGCAATCGCGATGTCCGATCGGATTATTCTCCTGACGAATCGACCTGCTACCATTAAAAAAACATTTATGATGCCGGAGGAACTTAAAATTTTATCACCGCTTGCTGCACGTCAACATCCAACGTTCCAAGATTGGTTCCAATTGATTTGGAAGGAGTTGGAAAATCTTGAGTCCGAAGTTGAATGAACAACATGCACAGTTTCGTTCACGGATAAAACGGGAGAAAATATACGTTCACGTCAGTCAGATCTTAATATTAGTCGCGTTCTTCTCTTTGTGGGAAGTGGCGAGCCGATTGCAATGGATCGATCCCTTGATCTTCAGTTCACCCGGCAGTGTATGGGACCTCCTGGTCAACATGTTGGCAAATAACACGCTGTATGTACACATCGGCATTACTATACTGGAAACGATCCTCGGCTTTTTGATCGGAACGTTAGGCGGGATATTGATTGCAGCCTTTCTATGGTGGTCTCCTTTTATGTCGCGTGTGTTGGATCCGTACATTGTCGTTTTAAACGCGACACCCAAAGTTGCCCTCGGACCGATGCTTATCGTTATTTTCGGGGCAAACATGACATCCGTAATTGCAATGGGCGTTCTTATCTCCATTATCGTTACGACCCTTGTCATCTACGGCGCGTTTAAAGAAACGGATGAAAATCTGGTTAAAGTCATTGATACGTTTGGCGCCAGCAAACTGCAACGATTTCGGCATGTCATTGTACCCGCTTCCTACCCGGCAATGGTATCGGCCTTAAAAGTAAACGTCGGTCTCGCGTGGGTCGGGGTGATTGTCGGGGAATACCTTGTGTCCAATGAAGGCCTTGGGTATATGATCATTTACGGCTTCCAAGTATTTAATTTTGACATGGTCATGTTGAGCCTTGTGCTCGTTGCAATCCTCGCCACTATCATGTATCAGCTCGTGGCAATGCTGGAAAAATTTCTGATGAGAAACCGAAATTAAAAACATCCATTACACGTTATGGATGTTTTTTTCTTATTTTATTTGAATTAAATTTATAATTTATTGTCAATTATAAAAATAAGGCGAGTCCCCAGAAAACTCGCCCTACGTGCTACAAAATGGTTCTCGGATTAAGAGAACCGCAATATTCTTTGAGAGGATGAAGGTCCCCTCTCTATATACAATATTATACATGACTTATTGAATTTATGCTACAACAACCGCAAAATGGCCGTTGCTTTCACAAAAACTGAAAAACCGCCGACTTATAAAAAATGATTTTCTACGTATTCTTTTGCCAGTTTCCATACGTTATCTTTCATGATGAAACTGAAATCCCTGTTATTTTCCAATTTTTCCGGAAGGCTTTCCAGCAACGAAGGGCCTTTCGTTTCCATATACCCTTTTTTTACTTGTAAGTACGCAATGTCGGCAAAATATACATTTTTCACGATCGTGTCTGAGCGTCCACGTACTTCATATTGGCCAAGATAGTGAAGACGATTGATGCGGGCACCTGTTTCTTCCCACACCTCCCGAATGGCGGCGCCTTCCGCCACTTCTCCTTTTTCCACTTTCCCACCCGGGAATTCCAATCCGCGTCGCGGATGCTTGGTAAGCAGCCACTTATTTTTGTATCTGCAAAGCACCAACACATGCCATGGTTGCTCTGAAAAAGGTTCACGGCGAAAAGAGAGGCTGACCTCATTTCCATAATAATCTGCGAATGTGTGTATCATGATTTATAGCCTCTGCTTTCATTTCCGGCACTTTATTCAGCGTGACTAAGGGGCGAATACCCCTGTGTACGATATTGTTTATATAACGACCCGGCCAAATGCCGAGACCAGCTTCCCCGATCTTGTTTGCGTTTTTTAAACTCTGTAAGGAGCTCTTCTCCCGAATAGCCGTCTTCAATCAACGTCTCTAGAATATAATTGAAGACCTCTTCTTTTTTCACTGCCATTTTCCCGTCGATTAAAATCGAATAGCGGTCTGTCAGCGGCCGAATGGAGCGCACACGGCCGACTATCGTTGCCGGATCATTTTGCGTGTGTGAAATAAGAATCTCCATTACCACTTCACGGCCTTCCTCTGATAATTGTTGAAAGGTAGCAATCCCCGATTCTGCCACTACTGCTTCAACCAACCACCAGCCGTCTTCCTCACGGTTAATGACAAGTCCTTCTTGTAATTCAACCTGTTCTTCTTCCGGTTTTTCATTATCTTTTTCCAATAGCAAATGTAATCCACGCAGACGAAATGTTTTCATAAGCGCCTCCATTTTTCAAGCAAAAGTTTCCGTCTTTGCAATACTGTTTTCGGCAGCATTCGCCATTACTCTCCTGGTGTTTTCTTCGCCAACCCAGTAAAGAAACATAATCTCCTCATCTGTAAGCGGGCGATGTAAAGACGCTTGAAATTCTTCTACTAATTCTTCACTAAACTTTTCTGCCATCATAAGACAATTCTCCTTTGCCAATGTGGAGCTGTCGCCTAAACGATGCGTAGCTTGTCTCTCTTTATACTAGCCTATTCACACATTTCGATACAAATGCTTAAATTCCTCTATTTCTTTTAAAAAAATATGGGATTTCAGTTAAAAAAATTAAAAATGCAAGGATCTAATTGTTTATTTTTTTATCATATGCTGTCTTTAATCGATTCATCCCTTCAACGACATGTTCGCGAGGAGTTGCCACATTCATTCTGGCAAATCCGCTGCCGGCTTTCCCGAACATATGGCCGTCATTCAACGCGATTTTGCCTTCTTTTCTAAGCCATTTCTGTAGGTCGTCCTGCGTTAATTCCAGCTTTCGAAAATCAAGCCATAGCAAATAAGTCGCTTCCGGCTTCACAAAACCAATGCTTGGCATTTCGTTTTGCAATCGTTCGCTCACGTAATCAATATTGCCCTGAACATAGCTCAGTAGCTCCTCCAACCATGGTTCCCCGTGTCGATATGCCGCTTCGGCAGCCGCTGATGAATATGGATTTCCGATCCCCATGAAATTTCGTTGCATTTGTTGTTCAAGTTTCTTCTGCATTTCTTCGCTATTGAAAATCACGTATGACAGCTGCAAAGACGCGAGATTAAATGTTTTGCTCGGAGCCATGCAAGTCGCAACCTGCAAGTCTTTCGCTGCCTCGAGCTTGGCGAATGGCGTATGTTTGCCTTGTAAAATCAAATCGGCATGAATTTCATCAGAAATAACCGTGACGTCATAACGCGCACACAATTCCGCGATTCTCGCCAGCTCTGATTCGGACCAAACGCGTCCGACGGGATTATGGGGATTGCAAAGAATGATCATTTTCGCACCGTTTTTCATGTGCGCTTCCAGATCGTCAAAATCAATCTCGTACTTGCCATCGTCCTTTTCAAGGAGCCGATTTTCCTGGAGCGTGCGACGATTGCTTCTCAGCAATGCAAAAAAGGGATGATACACCGGCGTTTGGATGATGATGCCATCGCCTTCATCCGTGTACGCATTAATTAAATGATGGATCGCCGGAACGACGCCCGGGGTAAAGGTCATCGCTTCCGGTTTAATCTCCCAGCCAAACCGTCGTGACGTCCAGTCTTGAATGGCTTGCCGCAACGAATGAGGCGGATGGTGATAACCAAACACACCATGCCTTGTCACATCGTCCAATGCTTTCAAAACCGGCTCCGGTGCGCGAAAGTCCATATCGGCCACCCACATCGGCCACAGCTCGCCATCTTGATACTTCGCCTCTAATTGATCCCATTTCATGGAGTTTGTATTTCTGCGTTCAATAATCTCATCGAAATTCATTGGGTCTCCTCCTTCTTATCCTACACATGACATCTTCTCTCATTGTACGATAAGACCGGGCACGTTGAAAGTCAGAAGCACTCCTCGTTTTTCTGTTTGCTTTGCATAATAATGTCCACGGTCCCAATAGAGCGAACCCCGATAAGAAGGGTGGCGCCACAGAGTTAAGATAACCCCTTAACGCCGGCTAAAGCATATGAGGGGTTATTTTTTATTGTTTCTTTTGGACATGAAACGCTAAGAGCAAGTGCTTTTAAAACAGGAAGCATGAATATCATGCCGCATTGCTTCCTCGCCCATTTTAAAACTCACGTTCTCTGTTTGAGCAAGATGACGCGTCCCTTGTTCCTCTCGGAGCAGTTCGACTTACGTCTGAGGGATTACTTCGCGTCTTTTGTTCCTCTCAATCCAGCTTGGCTTCTCCCTGAGGGATTACTATGCCTCTCTTGTCCCTCTCAAAGTAGTTCGATCTCCGCCTGAGGGATTACATCGTGTTTCTTCTCCCCATCAGGAAATCAATCAATATAATATGACGCTGATCTACTTCCGACTTTTTTGAAGTAATTAGTAAGCGTTCGATAAACTTTTTTCCGGTCACCTTCCACCGCACACCATTCAATGATTGTATTGCTGGTGATTTTTTTCTTTGGAAAAAGAATCTTGAATTCCTTGATACTTCGGAGGATTGCGGCTTGAGAATTTTCCGTTTGGCCACATGCAGCACATATCCATATTCGCCCCTTTTCTATCATAAAGGATGAACATTCGCTACAAACCACCCCTTTTTTCAATTGCCCAAAATCATACGCCGGCCACTCGGTATTTGGTGAGTCGTTTAAATGCAATGCAACTAGCTGCTCTGCAAGCTTTTCATGACCCCGGTTAAGTTTCGAGTGCATGTTGTTCATTTTTTTCATAAATGAATTCAGTTGGGTGGGGAAAATCGCTGGTAACTCCGGGGAGGCGTGATACAGCGTAAATTCAGGATGGGTAAAAACAAGGAAAGGGTCAATCGATAGATTCGTGTTTAAACGTTGTCTAAGCAATTGGCGCGAGAGGGATTCGCAACGTTCCAGCTGGGGTAAAGGGCTGGTAATTTCATCAGCGGCTATTGTGTTCCATTTATTACCGTCAAGATAAAAGTCACCTTTATGATATTTGGAGTCAAAGAGATAGATGATACTCTGAAAAATAGCCAACGAATCAATTTGAAAAAGCTTTCCCTTGTGCTTAAGCAACAAGTCATTAACGACAAGACAATCGTTCGTTAAGCCTTCCAGCCAAACGTCCAGTTTCAGCTCGCCGGCATAACCTTTTTCAAGATTCATGTAATGTTGATGGTCCGGAAGATTCATTCGCGGATTCAATAATCGCAAAACTTTTAATTCAGGGGTCGGCTCTCGCTCTTTAACTATTTTCATTGCCCACTTCCTTTCATTTTTGTAAGTATAGCATAAAAAAGAGCTCCGCAGGGAACTCTTTTCAAGAAATGCTAGCGTTTGTTGTACCTTTCGGAAAGGCGCACGCACCTTTTGAGGGATTACTGTGCTTCTGTTGTTCCTCTCGGAGCAGCTCAACCTCCGTCTGAGGGATTACTTCGCCTTTCTTGTTCCTCTCAGGGCGGATGATCTCTCTTTGAGGGATTACTTAGAGTTAAAAAGTAAATTTTCCTTGCATCAGCACCATTTGCATTCCATTAGCATAGCGAAAGACGTTCATTCTCCTATATTTTGTATCCATTCACGTAATTTTGAACTCGGGTAATAGACTTGTTCATTTATAATAATATGCGGTATATCAGGGTATTCCTGAATGAGAGACTTTGCATCTTCTTTTGATAAACCGATATAATGGTGAACCTGTTTTTCTTTTATCAATTCAGGTAGTGTTGCATTAGACATATCATCAAAATTATAATCATGGCCATTGGGATTTTTAAAGTTTTTTAATCCGTCACCTATTAGAAAAACTTGGCTTCCGGAGCGACCGAGCATAGGTCGTGTCATTTAACAGGTGGAAATCCTGTTTGGTAAGGCTCTAACCAAGCCACCAATAGCGAGTCTTGGACGCAATGGAGTAATCAATTGGGTTAAGCGTAGACAGTTAGGTCGTAGGCCTGAAAGTGATTGAGCCTCGTAAAAAGTTAAAACGGGGAGGTTGACGGTGTCGGAAGACTGGAAAACAACACGCCGTATATCGTGATCGGTGAGATATATGGAGCTCCTCCGGGGTCGGAGAGCCAGGCATGCGATACAATGATGACACGAGAACTCGGGAGATCCTGTTTGTTCTTTCTTCAATAGAAGAGAGTATGGTTGAACAAGCGATACAAAGCGAGGAAACCAGATGACGGCAGGAAGTCGGATGACCGCATAGTACCAATGACATCGGGTAATGCCGAAAGAGGGAAGGCAAGCGTCACACCGACATCACCTTAACAAGGGGCACATTCCCTACACACGGAGGTAGGAACACGGAATGGAAACAAAACTTGCTAGGATAACGGAATTAGCTAAGAACAACTCAGATATGACATTCACATCTCTTGCACACTTGCTGAACAGTGAATACCTCATGCAATGTCATCACCAACTTCCTAATCGTAAAGCACCTGGGGTAAAGGGAACAACCAAGATGACGTATGAGCAAAATCTTGAGGAGAATATCGAAGATTTAGTGCTTAGAATGAAACAGAAGAGTTATTGTCCCAGCCCAGCTAAGCGGGTCTATATTCCAAAGGATGAGAAGGGAAAGAAAAGACCACTGGGCATTCCTGAACATGAAGACAAAATTGTTCAGAAAGGAATGGCGCCCATTTTGAACGCCATCTATGAGAATGATTTTCTGGACTGTTCATTTGGTTTTCGTCCCCAACGCAACTGCCACGATGCATTGAAGGTATTAAATGTGTATATAGAGAAAAGACCTGTGAGTTACATCGTTGATGTGGACATAAAAGGTTTCTTTGATCATGTTGACCACAAGTGGATGATGGCTTTCCTGAGAGAGCGTATTGTAGACCCGAGCTTTCTCCGAATCATTGCTCGGTTTCTCAAGGGCGGGTACATGGAGCAGGCGAAACACTATAAGACTGAGAGCGGAACGCCTCAGGGAAACCTGATATCGCCGATACTAGCGAATGTCTACCTGCACTATGTTCTGGACCTTTGGTTTGAAAGACATGTGAAGAAAAGAATCAAAGGGCAGGCCTATCTTGTGCGGTACGCAGATGACTTTGTCTGTTGCTTTCAGTATCAGGAGGATGCGTATGCATTCTATGATGCCCTTAAGCTAAGGTTGAACAAATTTAACCTCGAAGTGGCGGAGGATAAGACGAAAATTATTTCTTTTGGGAGGTTCGCTGAGGAAAATCATAAAAGGGCTGGGAAAGGAAATCCACCAACATTTGATTTTCTGGGCTTCACACATTACTGCAGCAAGAGCAAGGAAGGCAAATTTCGTGTGAAACGCAAAACAAGTAAAAAGAAAATGGCCTCCAAGTTAAAGCGAAATAACGAATGGCTGAAAGCTAATCGTCACCTGGATATGAAGGACATAGTCCGTAAACTAAGCCGCTCTCTACAGGGTTATTACAACTACTATTGCATCACAGACAACGTAACCACTGTGGTGAAGTTTCAGAATGCGGTCATCCAACAATTTTTCAAATGGATGAACCGGAGAAGCCAACGTAAGTCGTTCGGTTGGGAGAAGTTTCGGTTATTTCTTATGAAGTTTCCCTTACCGAACCCAAGGGCTAAGGTAAACATCTATGAACTAAGAAACCATATTAGCTATATTCTGTGAAAGATGTTGGTGAGGAGCCGTGTGCGTTAATTGCGCCCGCACGGATCTGTGGAGGGGGGAGGAGCACAATCCATACTCAAAGGAGAGGCTCCCTCCTACTCGACCCAAGTCCTTATAGCGGAAGCCTTAGTTTTTCTTATACTTTAATCCTTGACTAAAGTTAAACATTCTTAAAGT
It includes:
- a CDS encoding ABC transporter ATP-binding protein; this translates as MALLALRDVEKHFFSRENVLEAIRNVSLEVDTGEFVSIIGPSGCGKTTILSMIAGLMEQSEGEILLQGAPITNINTNVGYMLQQDYLFPWLTIGQNIDIALTITKMKNKQNQAYTRDLLDQMGLADREHDMPAALSGGMKQRVALVRTLAAKPSLLLLDEPFSALDFQTKLKLEDLIHETLKEKRKTALLVTHDISEAIAMSDRIILLTNRPATIKKTFMMPEELKILSPLAARQHPTFQDWFQLIWKELENLESEVE
- a CDS encoding ABC transporter permease, coding for MSPKLNEQHAQFRSRIKREKIYVHVSQILILVAFFSLWEVASRLQWIDPLIFSSPGSVWDLLVNMLANNTLYVHIGITILETILGFLIGTLGGILIAAFLWWSPFMSRVLDPYIVVLNATPKVALGPMLIVIFGANMTSVIAMGVLISIIVTTLVIYGAFKETDENLVKVIDTFGASKLQRFRHVIVPASYPAMVSALKVNVGLAWVGVIVGEYLVSNEGLGYMIIYGFQVFNFDMVMLSLVLVAILATIMYQLVAMLEKFLMRNRN
- the ytkD gene encoding RNA deprotection pyrophosphohydrolase, coding for MHTFADYYGNEVSLSFRREPFSEQPWHVLVLCRYKNKWLLTKHPRRGLEFPGGKVEKGEVAEGAAIREVWEETGARINRLHYLGQYEVRGRSDTIVKNVYFADIAYLQVKKGYMETKGPSLLESLPEKLENNRDFSFIMKDNVWKLAKEYVENHFL
- a CDS encoding YwpF family protein produces the protein MKTFRLRGLHLLLEKDNEKPEEEQVELQEGLVINREEDGWWLVEAVVAESGIATFQQLSEEGREVVMEILISHTQNDPATIVGRVRSIRPLTDRYSILIDGKMAVKKEEVFNYILETLIEDGYSGEELLTEFKKRKQDRGSWSRHLAGSLYKQYRTQGYSPLSHAE
- a CDS encoding MalY/PatB family protein, with protein sequence MNFDEIIERRNTNSMKWDQLEAKYQDGELWPMWVADMDFRAPEPVLKALDDVTRHGVFGYHHPPHSLRQAIQDWTSRRFGWEIKPEAMTFTPGVVPAIHHLINAYTDEGDGIIIQTPVYHPFFALLRSNRRTLQENRLLEKDDGKYEIDFDDLEAHMKNGAKMIILCNPHNPVGRVWSESELARIAELCARYDVTVISDEIHADLILQGKHTPFAKLEAAKDLQVATCMAPSKTFNLASLQLSYVIFNSEEMQKKLEQQMQRNFMGIGNPYSSAAAEAAYRHGEPWLEELLSYVQGNIDYVSERLQNEMPSIGFVKPEATYLLWLDFRKLELTQDDLQKWLRKEGKIALNDGHMFGKAGSGFARMNVATPREHVVEGMNRLKTAYDKKINN
- a CDS encoding nuclease-related domain-containing protein, producing MNLEKGYAGELKLDVWLEGLTNDCLVVNDLLLKHKGKLFQIDSLAIFQSIIYLFDSKYHKGDFYLDGNKWNTIAADEITSPLPQLERCESLSRQLLRQRLNTNLSIDPFLVFTHPEFTLYHASPELPAIFPTQLNSFMKKMNNMHSKLNRGHEKLAEQLVALHLNDSPNTEWPAYDFGQLKKGVVCSECSSFMIEKGRIWICAACGQTENSQAAILRSIKEFKILFPKKKITSNTIIEWCAVEGDRKKVYRTLTNYFKKVGSRSASYYID
- a CDS encoding DNA-binding protein; amino-acid sequence: MTRPMLGRSGSQVFLIGDGLKNFKNPNGHDYNFDDMSNATLPELIKEKQVHHYIGLSKEDAKSLIQEYPDIPHIIINEQVYYPSSKLREWIQNIGE
- the ltrA gene encoding group II intron reverse transcriptase/maturase, translated to METKLARITELAKNNSDMTFTSLAHLLNSEYLMQCHHQLPNRKAPGVKGTTKMTYEQNLEENIEDLVLRMKQKSYCPSPAKRVYIPKDEKGKKRPLGIPEHEDKIVQKGMAPILNAIYENDFLDCSFGFRPQRNCHDALKVLNVYIEKRPVSYIVDVDIKGFFDHVDHKWMMAFLRERIVDPSFLRIIARFLKGGYMEQAKHYKTESGTPQGNLISPILANVYLHYVLDLWFERHVKKRIKGQAYLVRYADDFVCCFQYQEDAYAFYDALKLRLNKFNLEVAEDKTKIISFGRFAEENHKRAGKGNPPTFDFLGFTHYCSKSKEGKFRVKRKTSKKKMASKLKRNNEWLKANRHLDMKDIVRKLSRSLQGYYNYYCITDNVTTVVKFQNAVIQQFFKWMNRRSQRKSFGWEKFRLFLMKFPLPNPRAKVNIYELRNHISYIL